In one window of Mytilus edulis unplaced genomic scaffold, xbMytEdul2.2 SCAFFOLD_862, whole genome shotgun sequence DNA:
- the LOC139506281 gene encoding uncharacterized protein produces the protein MSKDDPFYVPADVNPFVAFQRYGGKILGTPRNRDSMGFDLPSPSDAITPPCTPRTPDIFGKRQNTQERRSQSLPSSPMLLRKAAERFHQESLHGSGSRKNSNTKVSLCPRSKSTIFPEEVAHRLQNEIDENSNNALTEEDWSKYSKTWDVKSSRRNNRKTCRKLYVCRQLSEDSQTSVISTADNCVDENRFNFDLGTSQTSYLNNQGTSQEEEFAKKLNVSYQESVSSCVDDKMTGMKTKSSKDVNGNQKSDQSNREKSDSQKNGKKKETVVKLNRTIMETRV, from the coding sequence ATGAGTAAAGATGATCCATTCTATGTTCCTGCTGATGTAAATCCTTTTGTTGCCTTTCAACGATATGGTGGGAAAATATTAGGTACTCCTCGTAATAGAGACTCTATGGGTTTTGATCTTCCGTCGCCATCAGATGCCATAACTCCACCATGTACACCCAGAACCCCTGACATTTTTGGTAAAAGACAAAATACACAAGAAAGACGAAGTCAGTCTTTACCTTCGTCTCCAATGCTTTTAAGAAAAGCAGCAGAACGTTTCCATCAAGAATCACTGCATGGATCAGGGTCAAGGAAAAACTCAAATACAAAAGTATCATTATGTCCTCGATCAAAGTCTACTATATTCCCTGAGGAAGTAGCTCATAGACTACAGAATGaaattgatgaaaattcaaaCAATGCATTGACTGAGGAGGATTGGTCAAAGTATAGTAAAACATGGGATGTGAAATCTTCTCGGAGGAATAATCGCAAAACTTGTCGAAAGTTATATGTGTGCAGACAGTTAAGTGAAGATTCACAGACAAGTGTTATCAGTACTGCTGATAATTGTGTAGATGAAAATCGTTTTAATTTCGATTTAGGAACTTCCCAAACAAGTTACCTGAATAATCAAGGAACATCTCAAGAGGAAGAATTCGCCAAAAAGTTAAATGTCTCATATCAGGAATCTGTTTCATCATGTGTTGATGACAAAATGACAGGTATGAAAACTAAATCAAGCAAAGATGTTAATGGAAATCAAAAGTCAGATCAAAGTAATAGAGAGAAATCTGATTCACagaaaaatggaaagaaaaaGGAAACAGTCGTCAAATTAAATAGAACAATAATGGAAACTAGAGTGTAA